A genomic region of Runella rosea contains the following coding sequences:
- a CDS encoding tetratricopeptide repeat protein: MDRDKKVGLQMAIISQNGYKKCKLCLLFVLLWCLGCKSGQNPIHEEIRRACIESDKTLNQYIQVDSSKAFTVIRNLERKFPNSTFVKVNAAIDYAELYHYWNEDSLAVSYASRNLNLAGRNHFYNEQIHLYLILIEITENYKSALNYLEKVELLLESKRYTVDPALISRFYYLFGCYYYEIRDYSNAKYNLNKSLYLSRKNKLIWEESKALNILSVVFENELKPKKALQYINEAIRIGERFSPINCGGYYYQKGVILNHLKRFSDAEAAILKAKECYKMHPHPHNPEILESVLAEVYLSQKKYKEAGDNYRAFLAKAKYQSTKVWAYNLLSKYYFEVKDYKNAYMVNKESIKLRDSIFSTERTFFIVQKRTDYELAKKELEIKETQVRFRLSVAIFICIVISILIFVKLSHRNSLLMRQLAKVNEEKLQQEIEFEQRKSALSTLQLSQHNDVLKNLKKDIEKIGHVNPDLIKDQTRSIIKTLEKDLNIDNEWNKFKLHFELVSPCFFETLKTRNSQLTDLDLKHCAYLKMNLTPKQVAQILGVAPKSVTLSRVRIKKKLHLPEEEQLADFLKKI, from the coding sequence ATGGATAGAGATAAAAAAGTAGGGTTACAAATGGCTATCATATCCCAAAATGGGTATAAAAAGTGTAAATTATGTCTGTTATTTGTGCTTTTATGGTGTTTAGGATGTAAATCAGGACAAAACCCGATCCATGAAGAAATTAGACGTGCCTGTATTGAATCCGACAAAACGCTGAATCAATACATACAGGTAGATTCATCAAAAGCTTTTACCGTGATACGTAATCTTGAGCGGAAGTTTCCCAACTCAACTTTTGTCAAAGTAAACGCAGCCATAGATTATGCAGAGCTGTATCATTATTGGAATGAAGATTCATTAGCGGTAAGCTATGCAAGTCGAAACTTAAATTTGGCAGGTAGAAATCATTTTTATAATGAGCAAATACATTTGTACCTGATTTTAATAGAAATAACAGAAAATTATAAATCAGCATTAAATTATCTTGAGAAAGTTGAGCTTTTGTTAGAATCTAAAAGATATACAGTTGACCCTGCATTGATTTCACGGTTTTATTATTTATTCGGGTGCTACTACTATGAAATAAGAGACTATTCCAATGCGAAATATAATCTTAATAAATCGCTCTATCTAAGTAGAAAAAATAAATTAATTTGGGAGGAAAGCAAAGCACTTAATATCCTAAGCGTAGTATTCGAGAATGAATTAAAACCTAAAAAAGCATTACAATACATTAATGAAGCTATCAGGATAGGTGAACGTTTTTCGCCAATAAATTGTGGAGGTTATTATTATCAAAAAGGAGTAATACTTAATCATTTAAAGCGTTTTTCAGATGCCGAAGCTGCAATTTTAAAAGCAAAAGAATGTTATAAGATGCACCCACATCCACACAATCCTGAAATTCTTGAAAGTGTATTGGCTGAAGTTTATTTAAGTCAAAAAAAGTACAAAGAAGCAGGTGACAACTACCGTGCTTTTTTGGCAAAAGCTAAATATCAATCTACTAAAGTATGGGCCTATAATTTATTGTCTAAATATTATTTTGAAGTAAAAGATTATAAAAATGCTTATATGGTCAATAAAGAGTCTATTAAATTGAGAGATTCGATATTTTCAACCGAAAGGACTTTTTTTATTGTACAAAAGCGTACTGATTATGAATTGGCTAAAAAGGAATTGGAAATCAAAGAAACACAAGTTCGATTTCGACTTTCTGTCGCAATATTTATTTGTATTGTCATTTCAATTCTCATCTTCGTTAAGCTATCACATAGAAATAGTTTGTTAATGAGGCAATTAGCCAAAGTGAATGAAGAAAAACTTCAACAGGAAATTGAGTTTGAACAGCGTAAATCAGCATTGTCTACTTTGCAATTAAGCCAACATAATGACGTACTGAAAAATCTAAAAAAAGATATTGAAAAAATAGGCCATGTTAACCCTGATCTCATCAAAGACCAAACACGATCAATTATAAAAACACTTGAAAAGGATTTGAATATAGATAATGAATGGAATAAATTTAAATTACACTTTGAATTGGTATCACCCTGTTTCTTTGAAACACTTAAAACACGAAACAGCCAACTCACTGATCTTGATTTAAAACATTGTGCTTACTTAAAGATGAATTTAACTCCTAAGCAGGTAGCACAGATATTGGGAGTTGCGCCAAAAAGCGTAACTCTCTCAAGGGTAAGAATCAAGAAGAAGCTTCACTTGCCTGAAGAAGAACAATTAGCCGATTTTTTAAAGAAAATATAA
- a CDS encoding helix-turn-helix domain-containing protein, with protein MKISAITEPVTPLPVCPPNVLKGDYAKIIEAHQAIMANLSMPMPTIAELARTSNMSPSKFRKLFLQIYGNSVYQYHLNARLELAKELLLSNQYSIVQIAYKVGFSRSQSFAKAFLAHTGQTATDYKKDILYKTLNQ; from the coding sequence ATGAAAATTTCAGCAATAACAGAACCTGTAACACCCTTACCGGTCTGCCCTCCCAATGTATTAAAAGGTGACTACGCAAAAATCATTGAAGCGCATCAAGCCATTATGGCTAACCTGTCGATGCCGATGCCTACAATTGCCGAGTTGGCACGTACATCCAATATGAGTCCTTCTAAATTCAGGAAATTGTTTCTTCAGATATATGGCAACAGTGTTTATCAATATCATCTTAATGCCCGTCTGGAATTAGCGAAAGAATTGTTACTTTCAAATCAATACAGCATCGTTCAAATTGCGTACAAGGTAGGGTTTAGCCGTTCACAAAGTTTTGCGAAAGCATTTCTTGCTCACACAGGCCAAACCGCAACAGATTATAAAAAGGATATACTTTACAAAACATTGAATCAATAA
- a CDS encoding helix-turn-helix domain-containing protein: MNSSQSRLFNSFPDYPEDSSLNINIAKEYSIKIIDFLIQNGIPFSCFQDNNVFVKYEKDLEGKKDVLASDKDSFIRKPLKEGSDLEAAIKVIHQQITADISAELPSIETITSALNISPAIFKAIFKRMYGLPFHKYCIKYKMEQAKQLLESGKYSVTQLSEALGYTTPTKFVVVFKKYQNITPGKIKALAKAQPK, translated from the coding sequence ATGAATTCATCCCAATCTCGACTTTTCAACTCATTTCCTGACTATCCGGAAGACTCTTCGTTGAATATTAATATTGCAAAAGAATATTCAATTAAAATTATTGATTTTCTCATTCAAAACGGGATTCCTTTCAGCTGCTTTCAAGATAATAACGTCTTTGTTAAATACGAGAAGGATTTGGAAGGTAAAAAGGACGTTTTGGCTTCTGATAAAGATTCTTTTATAAGGAAACCTTTGAAGGAAGGCAGTGATTTAGAAGCCGCTATAAAGGTGATACACCAACAAATTACTGCTGATATTTCTGCTGAACTGCCCTCCATTGAAACCATCACTTCTGCATTAAACATAAGCCCCGCTATATTTAAAGCAATATTTAAGAGGATGTATGGCCTGCCTTTTCACAAGTACTGTATAAAATATAAAATGGAACAGGCAAAACAGTTGTTGGAAAGCGGGAAGTATTCTGTAACGCAACTATCCGAAGCATTAGGATACACTACTCCCACAAAGTTTGTCGTCGTATTCAAAAAATATCAAAATATTACTCCCGGAAAAATAAAAGCATTAGCAAAAGCCCAACCCAAATAA
- a CDS encoding SdrD B-like domain-containing protein: MSTALISLLAYCANAQVSGTVFKDFNMDGTKGTASPNLDVGMAGVVVKATKPDGTTLTVSYTGGGTSTNTTGAYTVTGGTAGQIRLEFVMPDSYTFASKGAAGGTTVMFPSGTTQNLAVNYPADYCGVADPMLVTSCYVGNNAAGMNDVLVKYAYSSSGPSHSASHTTIGVKSEMGSVWGIAYDRQKQDLFVGAFVKRHIALKDNNSDGKEDIGAIYIVPSSGSPSLWLDVTTLGVDVGMSLMPTIATRALPVPVTTSDLAASHDTQLYSLVGKIGLGDIEISDDNTQLFFVNLYDSKIYTVDIATKALVGSGIAVPNSCTGGNARPFALTYHRGKLYIGSVCDAATSKVDADMKATVYRLDGTTFTSVLSFPLNYTKGAAFTWGGVYGNKWNPWEDSFSNISGGISPTGLNLVCEPQPIFADIVFDTDESLIMVFNDRLGHQTGTANYQPSTSDTKLYYGLAGGDILRASLVSGVYTLEKNATSGGVTTAGAGNGQGPGTPTGTGYTSPSGEFYVGDDENNVHEEVVGGGAAIVPGRGQVVTQVSDPDQNYFAGGTYWFNNTTGEYDKSYVVFIDPSFGLQPWLFGKANGLGDMEVMCNDAPIEIGNRVWDDTDKDGIQDAGEAGIQNVSVTLCDKNGTPISGATATTDANGNYFFSSASGTNSSSAKYGLSLTYNTDYILKFPTTSGTKSLTSPNLGGNDLVDSDAAADGKIAFTTGYAGENNHSFDVGYSTCTKPTLGTTVTTVAGTCTGSTPNNDATASLTVTGGDKADIIEGATYGSGPAYNAASNKTVTAGSVSFTGLKHNTQYTIRVWNADNTCFEDKTFTTPTKDCSCTTPVLTDLTNQTICVGGSFTPSNVTTSVTNGVAATYLWYNDNGTTNPTTTVISGQNTATLTALPTAAGVYKYRVEATNTADNTCKASKSVTLTITANPAPTVNSPTICSGQTATLTVANCAGTVTWSGGLTGNPATTPALTSSTTYTATCTVGTCTGTAVATVTVSPNPAPTVNSPTICSGQTATLTVANCAGTVTWSGGLTGNPATTPALTSSTTYTATCTVGTCTGTAVATVTVSPNPAPTVNSPMICSGQTATLTVANCAGTVTWSGGLTGNPATTPALTSSTTYTATCTVGTCTGTAVATVTVSPNPAPTVNSPMICSGQTATLTVANCAGTVTWSGGLTGNPATTPALTSSTTYTATCTVGTCTGTAAATVTVSTKPAPTVNSPTICSGQTATLTVANCSGTVTWSGGLTGNPATTPALTSSTTYTATCTVGTCTGTAAATVTVSTKPNAGKDTTMACLNPATNQLATSITLAPIPTGGSWTQIGTTPATATINGNAVTNMTVAGTYQFVYTTTAGCKDTVAVTVSPCAGCTKPDAGLDVTLTCPPSGIAPTTATLAAVTSGGTWGAIVTNPAAATINAATGAITGLTTAGTYRFVYSVTGGGNVCTDTAAVIVPTCVQPKGSLGDFVWKDQNNNGIQDETTPNGGGVAGVQIELYKNGTFFAKDTTDVQGKYLFTNLDAGTYKIKVLAASIPAGCELSSVTDAPSDDAKDSDVDKTTGESGNYEINPLDPTKKDILTVDAALVVPCVKSKVTLTGAPVCSADVQTYSITFSVTNKVGNLKVNKGTLTGANPYTVTGIPSGATIKITDSLSAVCKFDTLITGPNCNCNPPLPLLITPSMTACVGDTFPTIKATVVGLATVEWFTQPTGGTAVFTGLNYKPSGTVPTTGAVFYAQARSTDPTCPTAISTSRVMATVNAQDCTKEVDLALKKSINTKIAQIGDVLTYTLKVWNESNTNATGVEVTDSIATTVEFQAGSFTASRGSAVISGNVIKWTIGNIAAAGVPANGDTVTLTYKVKATQQGIHYNTAEISKTNEKDVDSTPSNGKETEDDIDRQCFTVPIKLCSGNKVEVTVPTRLTNVKWYRNGGSTPIATGNVVLLSEIGTYTFTADNGTCPTGGCCPVILESDTNCCPAEACVPFTVKKIKK, from the coding sequence ATGAGCACCGCACTTATAAGCCTATTAGCTTATTGTGCCAATGCCCAAGTATCCGGAACGGTGTTCAAAGACTTTAATATGGATGGTACTAAAGGTACGGCCTCTCCCAACTTAGATGTGGGTATGGCAGGCGTAGTTGTTAAGGCAACTAAACCGGACGGCACAACCTTGACTGTCTCTTATACCGGTGGCGGTACATCTACCAATACTACCGGTGCCTATACCGTGACAGGAGGCACTGCGGGGCAGATTCGATTAGAGTTTGTGATGCCCGACAGTTATACTTTTGCCTCAAAAGGAGCCGCAGGTGGAACAACCGTGATGTTTCCATCGGGGACAACTCAAAATTTAGCAGTAAATTATCCTGCCGATTATTGTGGCGTTGCCGACCCTATGTTAGTCACATCCTGCTATGTGGGTAATAATGCTGCCGGTATGAATGATGTGTTGGTGAAATATGCGTACTCGTCATCAGGTCCATCACATTCAGCAAGTCATACTACCATTGGTGTAAAGAGCGAAATGGGATCTGTATGGGGAATTGCTTATGACAGACAAAAGCAGGATTTATTTGTTGGTGCTTTTGTGAAACGACATATTGCATTGAAAGATAATAATAGTGATGGAAAAGAAGATATTGGGGCAATATACATAGTACCAAGTAGTGGATCTCCCTCATTATGGTTAGATGTAACTACTTTGGGGGTTGATGTAGGTATGAGTTTAATGCCTACTATTGCAACAAGGGCTTTACCTGTACCGGTTACTACTTCAGACCTTGCAGCATCACACGATACACAATTATATTCACTTGTCGGAAAGATAGGGTTGGGAGATATTGAAATCTCAGACGATAATACCCAATTGTTTTTTGTAAATCTATACGATTCCAAAATTTATACGGTTGATATTGCCACAAAAGCATTAGTTGGTTCAGGTATCGCAGTTCCAAACTCCTGTACAGGAGGCAATGCTCGCCCATTTGCATTAACCTATCATAGAGGAAAACTTTATATCGGTTCTGTTTGCGATGCTGCTACTTCAAAGGTTGATGCAGATATGAAAGCTACTGTATATCGTTTAGATGGGACAACTTTCACCAGTGTTTTGTCGTTTCCGCTAAATTATACTAAAGGAGCGGCTTTTACCTGGGGGGGAGTTTATGGTAATAAATGGAATCCGTGGGAAGATTCTTTTTCAAATATTTCGGGGGGCATAAGCCCAACAGGCTTGAACCTTGTGTGTGAGCCACAGCCTATTTTTGCTGATATAGTATTTGATACTGATGAGTCATTGATTATGGTTTTCAATGACCGATTAGGACACCAAACAGGAACGGCAAACTATCAACCGAGTACCTCTGACACAAAACTCTATTATGGGCTTGCAGGTGGTGATATATTAAGAGCATCATTGGTATCAGGAGTTTATACGTTAGAAAAAAATGCCACTTCAGGCGGAGTAACTACTGCCGGGGCAGGTAATGGTCAAGGCCCCGGTACACCAACAGGTACAGGTTATACAAGCCCTTCCGGTGAATTTTATGTTGGAGATGATGAAAACAATGTGCATGAAGAAGTTGTAGGGGGAGGGGCTGCAATAGTACCAGGAAGAGGACAGGTAGTAACGCAAGTGTCTGACCCTGATCAAAACTATTTTGCAGGCGGCACCTATTGGTTTAATAATACGACCGGTGAGTATGACAAATCTTATGTAGTATTTATTGACCCTTCATTTGGACTGCAACCATGGCTATTCGGAAAAGCCAATGGCTTAGGCGATATGGAAGTAATGTGTAATGATGCACCCATTGAAATAGGTAATAGAGTGTGGGACGATACCGACAAAGATGGAATTCAGGACGCAGGTGAAGCAGGAATTCAAAATGTTTCAGTAACGCTTTGTGATAAAAACGGAACTCCCATTTCAGGTGCCACAGCCACAACAGATGCAAATGGAAACTACTTCTTTTCTTCGGCCTCGGGGACTAATTCAAGCTCTGCTAAATATGGGCTTAGTCTTACTTATAATACTGACTATATCTTAAAGTTTCCAACAACTTCTGGAACAAAATCTTTGACAAGTCCAAACCTTGGCGGCAATGACTTAGTGGACTCCGATGCTGCTGCTGATGGAAAAATAGCATTTACGACAGGTTACGCGGGAGAAAACAACCACAGTTTTGACGTAGGTTATTCGACCTGTACCAAACCTACTCTCGGTACCACCGTCACCACAGTAGCAGGAACGTGTACAGGTTCGACTCCCAACAACGACGCCACGGCTTCGCTCACCGTAACAGGTGGCGACAAAGCCGACATTATAGAAGGAGCCACCTACGGCAGCGGCCCTGCTTACAATGCCGCCTCTAACAAAACCGTAACGGCTGGTTCAGTGAGTTTTACGGGCTTGAAGCACAACACCCAATACACCATCCGCGTGTGGAATGCCGATAATACTTGTTTTGAAGATAAGACCTTTACTACACCAACCAAAGATTGCAGTTGCACCACCCCCGTTTTGACGGATTTGACCAACCAGACGATATGCGTTGGCGGAAGTTTTACGCCTTCCAACGTGACGACGAGTGTCACCAATGGTGTGGCGGCAACTTACCTGTGGTACAACGACAACGGCACGACCAACCCCACTACCACTGTCATCAGCGGTCAAAACACGGCTACACTCACAGCCCTGCCGACGGCAGCAGGGGTTTACAAATACCGTGTGGAGGCTACCAATACGGCAGACAACACTTGCAAAGCGAGCAAAAGCGTAACGTTGACCATTACGGCCAATCCAGCTCCGACAGTAAATAGTCCTACGATATGTTCAGGTCAAACGGCTACCTTGACTGTTGCCAATTGTGCAGGAACAGTAACATGGTCAGGTGGCTTGACAGGCAACCCTGCTACGACCCCTGCCTTAACGTCTTCAACTACCTACACCGCTACTTGTACGGTGGGTACTTGTACAGGCACAGCAGTGGCTACGGTAACTGTTAGCCCCAATCCAGCTCCGACAGTAAATAGTCCTACGATATGTTCAGGTCAAACGGCTACCTTGACTGTTGCCAATTGTGCAGGAACAGTAACATGGTCAGGTGGCTTGACAGGCAACCCTGCTACGACCCCTGCCTTAACGTCTTCAACTACCTACACCGCCACTTGTACGGTGGGTACTTGTACAGGCACAGCAGTGGCTACGGTAACTGTTAGCCCCAATCCAGCTCCGACAGTAAACAGTCCTATGATATGTTCAGGTCAAACGGCTACCTTGACTGTTGCCAATTGTGCAGGAACAGTAACATGGTCAGGTGGCTTGACAGGCAACCCTGCTACGACCCCTGCCTTAACGTCTTCAACTACCTACACCGCTACTTGTACGGTGGGTACTTGTACAGGCACAGCAGTGGCTACGGTAACTGTTAGCCCCAATCCAGCTCCGACAGTAAATAGTCCTATGATATGTTCAGGTCAAACGGCTACCTTGACTGTTGCCAATTGTGCAGGAACAGTAACATGGTCAGGTGGCTTGACAGGCAACCCTGCTACGACCCCTGCCTTAACGTCTTCAACTACCTACACCGCTACTTGTACGGTGGGTACTTGTACAGGCACAGCAGCGGCTACGGTAACTGTTAGTACTAAGCCAGCTCCGACAGTAAATAGTCCTACGATATGTTCAGGTCAAACGGCTACCTTGACTGTTGCCAACTGTTCAGGAACAGTAACATGGTCAGGTGGCTTGACAGGCAACCCTGCTACGACCCCTGCCTTAACGTCTTCAACTACCTACACCGCCACTTGTACGGTGGGTACTTGTACAGGCACAGCAGCGGCTACGGTAACTGTTAGTACTAAACCCAATGCAGGAAAAGACACAACAATGGCCTGTTTGAATCCAGCCACCAACCAACTGGCCACCTCCATCACACTTGCCCCCATCCCAACAGGAGGTTCTTGGACACAGATAGGCACAACACCCGCCACGGCCACCATCAATGGAAACGCGGTAACTAATATGACCGTCGCTGGAACCTATCAATTTGTTTATACCACTACCGCAGGATGTAAAGATACCGTCGCCGTTACGGTCAGCCCTTGTGCTGGTTGTACCAAGCCCGATGCAGGACTAGATGTCACACTAACTTGCCCGCCTTCGGGTATTGCCCCAACTACGGCTACCTTGGCTGCCGTCACTTCAGGTGGTACTTGGGGGGCAATAGTTACCAACCCAGCCGCGGCTACGATCAATGCTGCCACAGGTGCTATCACGGGTCTGACTACTGCAGGAACTTACCGCTTTGTATATTCTGTAACAGGTGGTGGTAATGTTTGTACTGATACCGCAGCAGTCATTGTACCTACTTGTGTTCAACCCAAAGGCAGCCTCGGGGATTTTGTCTGGAAAGACCAAAACAACAACGGTATCCAAGACGAAACCACGCCCAACGGCGGTGGCGTAGCGGGGGTTCAGATTGAACTCTACAAAAACGGAACGTTCTTTGCCAAAGACACCACCGATGTTCAGGGTAAGTACTTATTCACCAATCTGGACGCTGGGACTTACAAAATCAAGGTCTTAGCCGCTTCGATTCCTGCGGGTTGTGAGTTGTCGAGTGTGACAGATGCCCCCAGCGACGATGCCAAGGACTCGGATGTGGACAAGACCACGGGCGAATCGGGCAACTACGAAATCAATCCCCTCGACCCCACTAAGAAGGACATCCTCACCGTGGATGCGGCTTTGGTTGTTCCTTGCGTGAAGTCGAAAGTAACCCTCACAGGCGCACCCGTTTGTTCGGCAGATGTTCAAACTTATAGCATCACCTTCAGTGTGACGAATAAAGTTGGAAACCTCAAAGTCAACAAAGGTACTTTGACAGGTGCTAATCCATACACTGTGACGGGAATACCATCAGGGGCTACTATCAAAATCACTGACAGTTTGAGTGCAGTTTGTAAGTTTGATACCCTCATCACGGGGCCGAACTGTAATTGTAACCCTCCATTACCTCTGTTGATTACTCCAAGTATGACGGCTTGTGTGGGTGATACCTTCCCGACCATCAAAGCCACCGTAGTAGGATTGGCCACGGTCGAATGGTTCACCCAGCCAACGGGCGGTACAGCGGTCTTTACAGGACTTAATTACAAACCATCGGGAACAGTACCAACGACAGGTGCAGTCTTCTACGCCCAAGCGCGCAGTACTGACCCCACTTGCCCCACGGCCATCAGCACCAGTCGAGTAATGGCAACGGTCAACGCCCAAGATTGTACCAAAGAAGTGGATTTGGCTTTGAAGAAGTCTATCAACACCAAAATTGCCCAAATCGGTGATGTCTTGACCTACACTTTGAAAGTCTGGAATGAGTCCAACACTAACGCCACCGGCGTAGAAGTCACCGACAGCATCGCCACCACGGTAGAATTTCAAGCAGGCAGTTTTACGGCTTCTCGCGGTAGTGCCGTCATCAGTGGAAATGTCATCAAATGGACCATCGGTAACATCGCTGCGGCAGGCGTACCTGCCAACGGCGACACCGTCACGCTGACTTACAAGGTGAAAGCTACGCAACAGGGTATTCATTACAATACGGCTGAGATCAGCAAGACCAATGAGAAGGATGTGGATTCGACGCCAAGTAATGGAAAAGAAACGGAAGATGATATTGACCGTCAATGCTTTACTGTACCCATCAAGTTGTGCTCCGGCAATAAAGTAGAGGTAACTGTCCCAACCCGATTGACGAACGTGAAGTGGTACAGAAACGGAGGCAGTACGCCGATTGCCACGGGAAATGTGGTCTTGTTGAGCGAGATAGGAACGTATACGTTTACGGCTGATAACGGTACTTGCCCTACGGGGGGCTGCTGTCCGGTGATTCTCGAATCAGACACTAATTGTTGTCCGGCGGAAGCGTGTGTGCCGTTTACGGTCAAAAAAATTAAGAAGTAA